The Petrotoga sp. 9PW.55.5.1 genome window below encodes:
- the hslV gene encoding ATP-dependent protease subunit HslV — MEFHGTTILGVRKNGKTVICGDGQVTMGETIFKGNAKKVRRLGEGKVISGFAGSVADALALYERFEGKYKASHGNLMKAAVELTKEWRMDKALRRLEALLLVADKENMFLISGNGEVMEPQEDAISIGSGGPYAYAAATALLRNTDLDAEEVAKQAIKIAGEICIYTNDNITMEIIE; from the coding sequence ATGGAATTTCACGGAACAACAATATTAGGCGTTAGAAAAAATGGTAAAACGGTTATATGTGGAGATGGGCAGGTAACGATGGGAGAAACAATATTCAAAGGAAACGCAAAAAAAGTTAGAAGATTGGGCGAAGGTAAAGTAATTTCAGGTTTCGCAGGTTCAGTAGCCGATGCATTAGCCCTATACGAACGTTTTGAAGGAAAATACAAAGCCTCTCATGGGAATCTAATGAAAGCCGCTGTTGAATTGACAAAAGAATGGAGAATGGACAAAGCGTTAAGAAGACTCGAAGCTCTTTTATTAGTTGCAGACAAAGAGAACATGTTTTTGATATCTGGAAATGGTGAAGTGATGGAGCCTCAAGAAGATGCAATTTCCATAGGTTCGGGTGGCCCTTATGCTTATGCTGCCGCAACAGCTCTTTTAAGAAATACTGATTTAGACGCAGAAGAAGTAGCTAAACAAGCTATAAAAATTGCTGGAGAGATATGTATCTATACTAACGACAATATCACCATGGAGATAATAGAATGA